A genomic segment from Ramlibacter agri encodes:
- a CDS encoding sulfite exporter TauE/SafE family protein — MVLGSAAAILIAGWLIGATGIGGVLVVPMLNQVQGVALQDAIAAASLAFALPGVAAAWKLRQSGGAVPRGTGTMALASLPGAAIGAVLVHHVSVSWLLAGLAVLALASGLWGLRGAPHAREDREALSPLAMGALGAAVGLGSALTGTGGPVLLVPLLLLAGQPVRNILPPAQAIQLPVALCAATGHAIAGALDLRLALAIGGVLLLGALAGQWAAPRTPARALHHLVCVLLILTGAWYAWRLLA, encoded by the coding sequence ATGGTCCTGGGCAGCGCCGCGGCCATCCTCATTGCCGGCTGGTTGATCGGCGCCACCGGCATCGGCGGCGTGCTGGTCGTGCCGATGCTGAACCAGGTCCAGGGCGTGGCGCTGCAGGACGCGATTGCCGCCGCCTCGCTCGCCTTCGCCCTGCCCGGCGTGGCCGCGGCGTGGAAGCTGCGGCAAAGCGGCGGCGCAGTCCCGCGCGGCACCGGCACCATGGCGCTGGCCAGCCTGCCCGGCGCGGCCATCGGCGCCGTGCTGGTGCACCACGTCTCGGTGTCCTGGCTGCTGGCCGGACTCGCGGTGCTGGCTCTCGCCAGCGGCCTCTGGGGCCTGCGCGGCGCGCCACATGCGCGCGAGGACCGCGAGGCGCTCAGCCCGCTCGCCATGGGTGCGCTCGGTGCCGCCGTGGGCCTGGGCTCCGCCCTCACAGGCACCGGCGGCCCGGTGCTGCTGGTGCCGCTGCTGCTGCTGGCGGGCCAGCCCGTGCGCAACATCCTGCCGCCGGCGCAGGCCATCCAGCTGCCCGTGGCGCTGTGCGCAGCGACGGGACATGCGATCGCCGGCGCGCTGGACCTGCGCCTGGCGCTGGCCATCGGCGGCGTGCTGCTGCTCGGCGCCCTCGCCGGCCAGTGGGCCGCACCGCGCACGCCGGCGCGCGCGCTGCACCACCTGGTGTGCGTGCTCCTGATCCTCACCGGCGCCTGGTACGCCTGGCGCCTGCTTGCCTGA
- a CDS encoding Bug family tripartite tricarboxylate transporter substrate binding protein, giving the protein MLLRHLSQATVLGCALALLPAAHAQTYPAKPISVIVPFAAGGGVDATARVVLERVSQVLKQPIVIDNVAGASGTIGAAKAAAAKPDGYTLLFAVASPLNVAPLVAPAAVRYDTFKDFTPIATVAVGPFVLIGRTSLPAKDTAELVQLVHQQPGKLNFGTDGVGTSLHVTAEMIKQRADLNIVHVPYKAGPQVLTDVAGGQLDLAVLPLTLAQPFIKDGKVRAFGVTTAARWPGLPNVPALAETPALKGLDIESWLGLLGPAKLPSDVTATLVQAVDSAMKDPEIARKLADIANKPSVISGPKFADYLQHERRLVQDAVTRANIKVE; this is encoded by the coding sequence ATGCTGCTGCGCCACCTTTCCCAAGCCACCGTCCTGGGTTGCGCCCTGGCCCTGCTGCCAGCCGCCCATGCCCAGACCTACCCGGCCAAGCCGATCTCCGTCATCGTACCGTTCGCGGCCGGCGGCGGCGTCGATGCCACCGCGCGCGTCGTGCTGGAGAGGGTGAGCCAGGTGCTGAAGCAGCCGATCGTCATCGACAACGTGGCCGGCGCCTCGGGCACCATCGGCGCCGCCAAGGCCGCTGCCGCCAAGCCGGACGGCTACACGCTGCTGTTCGCCGTGGCCAGCCCGCTGAACGTGGCGCCGCTCGTGGCGCCCGCCGCCGTGCGCTACGACACCTTCAAGGATTTCACGCCGATCGCCACCGTGGCCGTCGGCCCCTTCGTGCTGATCGGCCGCACCAGCCTGCCGGCCAAGGACACGGCGGAACTGGTGCAGCTGGTCCACCAGCAACCGGGCAAGCTGAATTTCGGCACCGACGGCGTCGGTACCTCGCTGCACGTCACCGCGGAAATGATCAAGCAGCGCGCCGACCTGAACATCGTGCACGTGCCCTACAAGGCTGGCCCGCAGGTGCTGACGGACGTCGCCGGCGGCCAGCTCGATCTGGCCGTGCTGCCGCTGACGCTGGCGCAGCCCTTCATCAAGGACGGCAAGGTGCGCGCCTTCGGCGTGACCACCGCGGCCCGCTGGCCCGGCCTGCCCAACGTGCCGGCGCTCGCCGAGACGCCCGCGCTGAAGGGCCTGGACATCGAATCCTGGCTGGGCCTGCTCGGTCCCGCCAAGCTGCCGTCCGACGTGACGGCGACGCTGGTGCAAGCCGTGGACTCCGCGATGAAAGACCCCGAAATCGCGCGCAAGCTGGCCGACATCGCGAACAAGCCCAGCGTCATCAGCGGGCCCAAGTTCGCCGACTACCTGCAGCACGAGCGCCGGCTGGTGCAGGACGCCGTGACCCGCGCCAACATCAAGGTGGAGTGA
- a CDS encoding S1C family serine protease yields the protein MKTLCAALVLASLWPHCAQAQEATPQQLYQRLSPSVWLVRTFDRDGAALAAGSAVVIGPEALLTNCHVLRRAARISIQNDNVAHEAKLQYLDPERDLCQVSARNLRAPAVELGDSDAVAVGQKVYTLGNPRGLERTFSDGLVSALRRSEDQRQLLRIQFTAPISHGSSGGGLFDAAGRLVGITSSGFDDAQNLNFAIPINWVRDLAQRSDAALQAAAAAKAQVPAATGSSDVNDANAVPVLPGCREEYRRYIATAPPKAYAVNTEGKCAWAAGRVSPRPQLSTASDPAVRAMELCVAWHRTGCSLYAVDSKVVYKPVTSAAPPPAPTAPAPAPGRRDVNDVAAIPVNEKCRDEYRKFVDSAPPRAFAITTKGDCAWQRTRSASRPQISADPDPAVRAMAICRAWYGPDAGCGLYAVDDKLLWVR from the coding sequence ATGAAAACCCTCTGCGCCGCGCTCGTCCTCGCCAGCCTGTGGCCACACTGCGCGCAAGCGCAGGAGGCGACGCCGCAGCAGCTGTACCAGCGCCTGTCGCCCAGCGTGTGGCTGGTGCGCACCTTCGACCGCGACGGCGCGGCGCTGGCGGCCGGCAGCGCCGTGGTCATCGGGCCGGAGGCGCTGCTGACCAATTGCCACGTGCTGCGCCGCGCGGCCCGCATCAGCATCCAGAACGACAACGTCGCCCACGAGGCGAAGCTGCAGTACCTGGACCCGGAACGCGACCTGTGCCAGGTCAGTGCCCGCAACCTGCGCGCCCCGGCCGTGGAGCTGGGCGACAGCGACGCGGTGGCCGTGGGGCAGAAGGTCTACACGCTGGGCAATCCGCGCGGGCTGGAGCGGACCTTCAGCGACGGCCTCGTGTCCGCGCTGCGGCGTTCGGAAGACCAGAGGCAGCTGCTGCGCATCCAGTTCACCGCGCCCATCTCGCACGGCTCCAGCGGCGGCGGCCTGTTCGACGCGGCGGGCCGGCTGGTGGGCATCACCAGCAGCGGCTTCGACGACGCGCAGAACCTCAACTTCGCCATCCCCATCAACTGGGTGCGCGACCTGGCGCAGCGCAGCGATGCGGCCCTGCAGGCGGCTGCGGCCGCCAAGGCGCAGGTGCCGGCCGCGACCGGCTCGTCGGACGTGAACGACGCCAACGCCGTCCCGGTGCTTCCGGGCTGCCGCGAGGAATACCGCCGATACATCGCCACCGCGCCGCCCAAGGCCTACGCCGTCAACACCGAGGGCAAGTGCGCGTGGGCTGCGGGCCGCGTCTCGCCGCGACCGCAGCTCAGCACCGCGAGCGACCCGGCGGTGCGCGCGATGGAGCTGTGCGTGGCTTGGCACCGCACGGGCTGCAGCCTGTATGCGGTGGACAGCAAGGTCGTCTACAAGCCGGTGACGAGCGCTGCGCCGCCACCCGCACCCACCGCGCCTGCGCCCGCGCCGGGCCGGCGTGACGTGAACGACGTCGCAGCCATCCCGGTCAACGAGAAGTGCCGCGACGAATACCGCAAGTTCGTCGACTCGGCGCCGCCGCGGGCTTTCGCGATCACGACCAAGGGCGATTGCGCCTGGCAGCGCACGCGCTCGGCCAGCCGGCCGCAGATCTCGGCCGACCCCGACCCCGCCGTGCGCGCCATGGCGATCTGCCGCGCCTGGTATGGGCCCGACGCGGGCTGCGGCCTCTATGCCGTGGACGACAAGCTGCTCTGGGTGCGATAG
- a CDS encoding amidohydrolase family protein, producing MNNLSTFAARELLLVPEQVMRKDGCASGQAVVVRDGRFVRVGPAAQVRAEFPQLRPVELPQRLLMPGLIDAHTHLTQALGKALAFGEPSEIFRRIWVPMEQTLRPEAAYVSAKLAALEALRGGFTTVVDAGTRSEEGLDGIARAAHEVGVRCVLGLTCNDIGHPAGDDAYPQLVKRAEQHLAQYEHDALVHPSLAISIPEVGSDRMLARVSALVREAGRIFQTHANEHLVAVERSLVARGLRPIELLAACDALHPSTLLAHATLLTPSELALLQRQGGAIAYNPVASAWKGNAVLDALQLQAQGVPFALGTDGTRYDAFRLLDAAESAQRYTYGIDRGDSSCGAGWTWLDHGTHRGAVACGLGAVTGAIEEGLAADFLLLDLDVPELAPSWDLSWEVVRLADRSQVEAVFVNGQLRLWQGWPTDWDARALLAQVRAIAREDIARAPIQRVHPTADEHRRRHAG from the coding sequence ATGAACAACCTTTCGACCTTCGCCGCGCGCGAACTGCTGCTCGTTCCCGAACAGGTGATGCGCAAGGACGGCTGCGCCAGCGGCCAGGCCGTGGTCGTGCGCGACGGCCGCTTCGTGCGCGTCGGCCCCGCCGCGCAGGTGCGCGCCGAGTTCCCGCAGCTCAGGCCGGTCGAACTGCCGCAGCGACTGCTGATGCCGGGCCTCATCGACGCCCACACGCACCTGACGCAGGCCCTGGGCAAGGCGCTGGCCTTCGGCGAACCGTCCGAGATCTTCCGCCGCATCTGGGTGCCGATGGAGCAGACCTTGCGGCCCGAAGCCGCCTACGTCAGCGCCAAGCTGGCCGCGCTGGAAGCGCTGCGCGGCGGCTTCACCACCGTCGTCGACGCCGGCACGCGTTCGGAAGAAGGCCTGGACGGCATCGCCCGCGCTGCGCACGAGGTCGGCGTGCGCTGCGTGCTGGGCCTGACCTGCAACGACATCGGCCACCCGGCCGGCGACGACGCCTACCCGCAGCTGGTGAAGCGCGCGGAGCAGCACCTCGCGCAGTACGAGCACGATGCCCTGGTCCATCCTTCGCTTGCCATCTCCATCCCCGAAGTCGGCAGCGACCGCATGCTGGCGCGCGTGTCCGCGCTGGTGCGCGAAGCGGGCCGCATCTTCCAGACCCACGCCAACGAACACCTCGTCGCGGTGGAACGCTCGCTGGTCGCGCGCGGGCTGCGTCCGATCGAACTGCTGGCGGCCTGCGACGCGCTGCATCCCAGCACGCTGCTGGCCCATGCGACCCTGCTGACGCCGTCCGAGCTCGCGCTGCTGCAACGCCAGGGCGGCGCCATCGCCTACAACCCGGTGGCCAGTGCCTGGAAAGGCAACGCCGTGCTCGACGCGCTGCAGCTGCAGGCGCAAGGCGTGCCCTTCGCGCTGGGCACCGACGGCACGCGCTACGACGCTTTCCGCCTGCTCGATGCCGCCGAATCGGCGCAGCGCTACACCTACGGCATCGACCGTGGCGATTCCTCCTGCGGCGCCGGCTGGACCTGGCTGGACCACGGCACGCATCGCGGCGCGGTCGCCTGCGGCCTGGGCGCCGTCACCGGGGCGATCGAGGAAGGGCTGGCCGCCGACTTCCTGCTGCTGGACCTGGACGTGCCCGAGCTGGCCCCGAGCTGGGACCTGAGCTGGGAAGTCGTGCGCCTGGCCGACCGCAGCCAGGTCGAGGCCGTGTTCGTGAACGGGCAACTGCGCCTGTGGCAAGGCTGGCCGACCGACTGGGACGCGCGTGCGTTGCTTGCGCAGGTGCGCGCCATCGCGCGCGAAGATATCGCGCGCGCGCCGATCCAGCGCGTGCATCCGACCGCGGACGAACACCGGCGCCGTCACGCGGGCTGA
- a CDS encoding Bug family tripartite tricarboxylate transporter substrate binding protein, with product MTVSRRQALAAVPAAGLLAALGRSAWAQSGFETARIITGFAAGGTADVISRRAAEKMQPGYARTVLVENRTGAGGQIAVQYVKAAASDGATVLQTPMSMLCIYPHIYKKLPYDPVADLSPVSLGAVFDLAFGVGPMVPASVKTVNDYLAWAKESPKRGSFGVPAAGSIAHFMGVLLGRAGGVELQQVPYRGTLPAIQEMVGGQLPAVCGPVGEFTQFVKAGKCRLLATAGARRSRFAPEVPTLVEQGFKDMVYRDWFAFYLPPRSSPEQVQRLHAALASALAAPDVVAGLAAIGLEAQSSTPAELAAMQRKELELWDPLVKTIGFTADS from the coding sequence ATGACCGTATCCCGCCGCCAGGCCCTGGCCGCCGTTCCCGCCGCCGGCCTGCTGGCCGCCCTGGGCCGCAGCGCCTGGGCGCAGTCCGGCTTCGAGACCGCGCGCATCATCACCGGCTTCGCCGCCGGGGGCACCGCCGACGTCATCAGCCGCCGCGCTGCCGAGAAGATGCAACCGGGCTACGCCCGCACCGTGCTGGTGGAGAACCGCACCGGCGCCGGCGGCCAGATCGCCGTGCAGTACGTCAAGGCCGCCGCGTCCGATGGCGCCACCGTGCTGCAGACACCGATGTCGATGCTGTGCATCTACCCGCACATCTACAAGAAGCTGCCTTACGACCCGGTGGCGGACCTGTCGCCGGTGTCGCTGGGCGCTGTGTTCGACCTGGCTTTCGGCGTCGGGCCCATGGTGCCGGCCAGCGTGAAGACGGTGAACGACTATCTCGCCTGGGCCAAGGAGAGCCCCAAGCGCGGCAGCTTTGGCGTGCCGGCAGCCGGATCCATCGCGCACTTCATGGGCGTGCTGCTGGGGCGCGCGGGCGGCGTGGAGTTGCAGCAGGTGCCGTATCGCGGCACGCTGCCCGCGATCCAGGAGATGGTGGGCGGCCAGCTGCCCGCGGTGTGCGGCCCGGTCGGCGAGTTCACGCAGTTCGTGAAGGCCGGCAAGTGCCGCCTGCTGGCCACCGCCGGCGCCAGGCGCAGCCGCTTCGCGCCCGAAGTGCCCACGCTGGTGGAGCAGGGCTTCAAGGACATGGTGTACCGCGACTGGTTCGCCTTCTACCTGCCGCCCAGGAGCTCGCCGGAGCAGGTGCAGCGCCTGCACGCGGCGCTGGCGTCCGCGCTGGCTGCGCCCGATGTCGTGGCGGGCCTGGCGGCGATCGGCCTGGAGGCGCAGTCTTCGACGCCGGCAGAACTCGCCGCCATGCAGCGCAAGGAGCTGGAGCTTTGGGATCCGCTGGTGAAGACGATCGGCTTCACCGCGGATAGCTGA
- a CDS encoding class II aldolase/adducin family protein, whose protein sequence is MTPGALRDAFQQHRPAGCEAAEWQQRCELAAAYRLFALLGWHELIYNHLTVRVPGTPHFLINPFGLMYREVKAGNLVKIDLDGRKVDDSPWPVNPAGFIVHSAVHAARPDAHCVVHTHTTAGQVVSCQRDGLLPLSFNSTFYTGRVAYHDFEGITLEREECERLAADLGDRNVMILRNHGLLVCGPSVGDAFAEHYMLQRACEVQVAAQATGAALVQPRSEIAQLAAEQYERTARRGDQNTLLWDAMLRWAWDLDPGFAT, encoded by the coding sequence ATGACGCCGGGCGCGCTGCGCGACGCGTTCCAGCAGCATCGGCCTGCGGGCTGCGAAGCCGCCGAATGGCAGCAGCGCTGCGAACTGGCCGCGGCCTATCGCCTGTTCGCACTGCTCGGGTGGCACGAGCTGATCTACAACCACTTGACGGTGCGCGTGCCCGGCACGCCGCACTTCCTGATCAACCCTTTCGGGTTGATGTACCGCGAGGTGAAGGCCGGCAACCTGGTGAAGATCGACCTGGACGGCCGCAAGGTGGACGACAGCCCCTGGCCGGTGAACCCCGCGGGCTTCATCGTGCACAGCGCCGTGCATGCGGCGCGGCCGGACGCGCATTGCGTGGTGCACACGCACACGACGGCGGGCCAGGTGGTGTCCTGCCAGCGCGACGGGCTGCTGCCCCTCAGCTTCAATTCGACCTTCTACACGGGCCGCGTCGCGTACCACGACTTCGAAGGCATCACGCTGGAGCGCGAGGAGTGCGAGCGCCTGGCCGCCGACCTGGGCGACCGCAACGTGATGATCCTGCGCAACCACGGCCTGCTGGTGTGCGGGCCCAGCGTCGGCGATGCCTTCGCCGAGCACTACATGCTGCAGCGAGCCTGCGAGGTGCAGGTGGCCGCGCAGGCGACCGGCGCGGCGCTGGTGCAGCCGCGCAGCGAGATCGCGCAGCTCGCCGCGGAGCAATACGAACGCACCGCGCGCCGCGGCGACCAGAACACCTTGCTCTGGGACGCGATGTTGCGCTGGGCCTGGGACCTGGATCCCGGTTTCGCCACCTGA
- a CDS encoding DMT family transporter, which produces MPDRKDHLDALATTLLLACCLFWGFQQILIKSTVGEVPPLWQATIRFVGGTALLWLWCWWRKVPLFERDGTLGAGLLAGLLFAGEFTCIYLGLRDTAASRLTVFLYTSPFVVALLLPRLVPAEKLRPVQWVGLVIAFAAVAFAFSEGFAGHATARQLRGDALALGGGIFWGLTTLVIRATKLSNASAEKTLFYQVAVTSAVAPVLSLMLGETWSFAYSGQAWGSIFLQTAIGAFASYLAWMWMLRHYPATQLSSFTFLTPVFGLLFGVLVLHEPLTLQLVLALAGVAVGIVLVSRKKQAVRSGAAHPTATVR; this is translated from the coding sequence ATGCCGGATCGCAAAGACCACCTCGACGCGCTCGCCACGACGCTGCTGCTTGCCTGCTGCCTGTTCTGGGGCTTCCAGCAGATCCTGATCAAGTCCACGGTGGGCGAAGTGCCGCCACTGTGGCAGGCCACGATCCGCTTCGTCGGTGGCACCGCGCTGTTGTGGCTGTGGTGCTGGTGGCGCAAGGTGCCGCTGTTCGAGCGCGATGGCACCCTGGGCGCGGGCCTGCTCGCCGGCCTGCTGTTCGCAGGCGAGTTCACCTGCATCTACCTGGGCCTGCGTGACACAGCCGCTTCGCGCCTGACCGTGTTCCTCTACACCTCGCCTTTCGTGGTGGCGCTGCTGCTGCCGCGGCTGGTGCCCGCCGAGAAGCTGCGCCCGGTGCAGTGGGTGGGACTGGTGATCGCGTTCGCCGCCGTCGCCTTCGCCTTCAGCGAAGGCTTCGCCGGCCATGCCACGGCGCGCCAGCTGCGCGGTGATGCGCTGGCCCTGGGCGGCGGCATCTTCTGGGGCCTGACCACGCTGGTGATCCGCGCGACGAAGCTGTCGAACGCGAGCGCCGAGAAGACGCTGTTCTACCAGGTGGCGGTGACGTCCGCGGTGGCGCCGGTGCTGTCGCTGATGCTGGGCGAAACCTGGTCCTTCGCGTACTCAGGGCAGGCCTGGGGCTCGATCTTCCTGCAGACGGCGATCGGCGCCTTCGCCAGCTATCTCGCCTGGATGTGGATGCTGCGCCATTACCCGGCCACGCAGCTGTCGTCCTTCACCTTCCTCACGCCGGTGTTCGGGCTGCTGTTCGGCGTGCTGGTGCTGCACGAGCCGCTGACCTTGCAGCTGGTGCTGGCGCTGGCGGGCGTGGCGGTGGGGATCGTGCTGGTGAGCCGGAAGAAGCAGGCGGTGCGCAGCGGAGCTGCACACCCGACCGCAACGGTCCGCTGA